Proteins from a genomic interval of Cuculus canorus isolate bCucCan1 chromosome 19, bCucCan1.pri, whole genome shotgun sequence:
- the PRRC2B gene encoding protein PRRC2B isoform X2 produces the protein MSDRLGQITKGKDGKSKYSTLSLFDKYKGKSIEAIRTTVIPRHGLQSLGKVATARRMPPPANLPSLKSENKGNDPNIIIVPKDGTGWANKQDQPDQKSSSATAAQLQELLPQQGLQKSVSNLQKPTQSISQESTNSVPGGPKSWAQLNGKPAGQEGGSRASSRLLSFSPEEFPTLKAAGEQDKVGKEKGALDPSYGPGPSLRPQNVTSWREGGGRNITSATSLTASPAELGSKTSSTGDGAPSSVSASDPKEPSLRPTQPIRKGASQFMGNVYQPPTYHDMLPAFMCPQQPSETPASLDRGSLPVPQLRLEPRVPFRQYQMNDQDGKENRLNLSRPTRPVRQQLERPPRPTIINAENLKGLDELDTDADDGWAGIHDEVDYSEKLKFSEDEEEEETLKDGRQKWNSWDPRRQRQLSLSSADSADVKHASEEGKTWSDSVGLSRPVRKVQDSQQPPRKLNGWSSASEYQKPTQGSVLRQQSVEDKEEKVPLRQKFVHSEISEAVERARRRREEEERRAREERLAACAAKLKQLDQKCKLAQKNGETQKHTENEDVRPPSTEKNAVQENGHAFQRAAPEFHTPDVSVGYLEEETPVPAAAAQTGSEEELREAPSPAQEFNKYQKSLPPRFQRQQQQQQQEQLYKMQHWQPQQVYPPPSHSHPQRTFYPPHPQMLGFDPRWMMMPSYMDPRMAQSRTPVDFYPSALHPSGIMKPMIQQDTIGGSSCRSEDQNCQAGQVERKTVPLDSVPVWGQESYTSLQNKGYSLSHQKQSDAVEGVHARNDSYSASAGRLESLSIQRDLFEERGEEYLNGFDKKAQADFDSCLSSQRMGQDLLFQHQETVQETCPAGNRHANLRCSPLEPDFIQAEKKPEYNGWDISHHKKPAETAVEVAEEAPRDEQTFSADPWKKEGANNKQPTEESTEWAPDNRNAGGQHQEQMGRTRRSGPIKKPVLKALKVEEKEKEMEKVKLEGEDTSRPLKEKVAVQKVENESDDSAALLNSTRYLLDGKGSSQATLAREAEKSQEEEEEEEEEEKPERTWENKLPRESSDLPPTKRNNWIFIDEEQAFGGRGQGRGRGRGFREFTFRGRGTVVGSRGVYNNQRSSRGRGLREFSQPEDFPRGKPRRRIASETHSEGSEYEELPKRRRQRGSENSNEGSLLDREDSDLKKGDFKESWRSNKIYSDDHTSLDPKMRAPRAFGRSLPPRLSNSGYGRRGFMGKEPTQWQGRSGGGGWQEYSHTSPSDTFGSRQQSDRDYIQDSYKHVDSFSSRVFDENHLDDKRHFFQEDYSADQENIENRPFRRRRPPRQDKPPRFRRLRQERESVGQWNPEEGGPNLLPSQWPGRPKLTTMEKSSISGRRSPELSYQNSSDHANEEWETASESSDFSERRERRDGVSENEGQLESGLGSGSLGEKRELAKRSFSSQRPLVDRQSRKAEPAGFVEQSVRTGVGAASRYESQQNGTLIKSKRSPEEGGSLGNTSGGSSHSIYSLDRASHANSESAEGQGKKPEKEPKSTIQRTSEKGEALSQFELSYGSTIIDNRVSNTAEESEVGSMAGEGFIEVLTKKQRRLLEEERRKKEQAAQAPAKARVLQSRIPPRFAKKQNSLCLEQSDVTVSGNSLGTEIWESNSPALSVQSPGSDSWSKPVNTFNGTESSAAEGFKGSQGDSGIDLSAESRESSATSSQRSSPYGTLKPEEMNGAGLVDTKPDCQKEQVQKQSDKKDSDQGSGQNKEHKPGPIGNERSLKNRKGSEGTERLEGNIPPVNGVEIHVDSVLPVPPIEFGVNPKDSDFSLPPGSASGAAANPVTKLQDALASNAGLAQSIPILRRDHHLQRCIGLNPMSFPTADLTLKMESARKAWENSPSLPEQNSPGGSGSGIQPPSSVGASNGVSYSSFGGVSMPPMPVASVAPSASIPGNHIPPLYLDGHVFASQPRLVPQTIPQQQSYQQAAAAQQIPISLHTSLQAQAQLGLRGGLPVSQSQEMYSSIQPFRSQVYMHPSLSQPSTMVLTGGTALKPPYSAFPGMQPLEVVKTQSGPPYQPMNGSQTLVYEGQINQAAGMGASQMMDSQLTQLTMPVPGSQLPLPRYGSGQQPLILPQSIQLPQGQNLPIGAPRRILPPGSQPSVLAPSRESSQMEMKGFHFSDGKQNMSSGGSIPSPHTYRIYSMNIVDSSISRPSSASPSGKPSGPAVSMGSVQGHYVQQAKQRVDENKANLGAVKLQETASTNQMKPVRTGAIKPQAVKVEESKA, from the exons TTATTCCTAGACATGGCTTACAGAGTCTTGGGAAAGTTGCTACTGCCCGGCGCATGCCACCTCCTGCAAACTTGCCTAGCTTGAAGTCTGAGAACAAAGGAAACGACCCCAACATCATTATAGTACCCAAGGACGGTACAGGATGGGCAAACAAGCAGGATCAGCCAGACCAAAAGAG TTCCAGTGCGACGGCTGCACAGCTGCAGGAGTTGCTGCCGCAGCAGGGTTTGCAGAAATCTGTCTCCAATTTACAGAAGCCGACACAGTCAATCAGTCAGGAG agtacAAATTCAGTGCCAGGTGGACCAAAGTCATGGGCACAGCTGAATGGAAAGCCAGCAGGACAAGAAGGTG GTTCAAGGGCCTCAAGCCGACTGTTATCCTTCTCTCCCGAGGAATTTCCGACGCTGAAAGCAGCTGGCGAGCAGGACAAGGTTGGCAAAGAAAAGGGCGCCTTAGATCCGTCGTATGGGCCAGGACCAAGCCTCCGCCCCCAGA ATGTCACCAGTTGGAGGGAGGGCGGTGGGAGGAACATCACCTCTGCCACATCTCTGACCGCCTCCCCTGCTGAGCTGGGCAGCAAGACCTCCAGCACCGGAGACGGAGCCCCCTCCTCAGTGAGTGCCAGTGATCCGAAGGAGCCGTCTCTCCGCCCAACTCAACCTATCCGCAAAGGGGCTTCGCAGTTCATGGGAAATGTCTACCAACCACCTACATACCATGACATGCTACCTGCTTTC ATGTGTCCGCAACAGCCGTCTGAGACCCCTGCATCGCTGGACCGAGGGTCTTTACCCGTTCCTCAGCTTCGGCTTGAGCCGCGGGTACCTTTCAGACAATACCAGATGAATGATCAAGATGG AAAAGAGAACAGACTTAACCTGTCTCGCCCAACACGTCCAGTTCGACAGCAGCTAGAGAGACCACCTCGGCCCACCATTATCAATGCAGAGAATCTAAAGGGGCTGGATGAACTAGACACCGATGCAGATGACGGATGGGCAG GCATTCATGATGAAGTGGATTACTCTGAGAAATTAAAGTTTAgtgaagatgaggaagaggaagaaactcTTAAAGATGGACGACAGAAGTG GAACAGCTGGGATCCCAGAAGGCAGCGACAGTTGTCCCTGAGCTCCGCAGACAGTGCAGATGTCAAACACGcctcagaggaaggaaaaacttgGAGTGACTCAGTTGGCTTGTCCCGGCCTGTCCGGAAAGTGCAGGATTCACAGCAGCCTCCAAGGAAGCTGAATGGCTGGAGCTCTGCATCTGAATACCAG AAGCCGACACAGGGAAGTGTTCTCAGACAGCAGTCCGTGgaggataaagaagaaaaggtgcCACTGAGACAGAAATTTGTGCACTCTGAGATCTCGGAGGCTGTTGAAAGAGCCAGGAGGCgacgggaggaggaggagcggcGAGCCAGGGAGGAGCGTctggcagcctgtgctgcaaAGCTGAAGCAACTTGATCAGAAATGCAAACTGGCTCAGAAAAATGGGGAGACccagaaacacacagagaatgAAGACGTGCGACCCCCAAGCACAGAGAAGAATGCTGTGCAAGAGAACGGTCATGCTTTCCAGAGAG cagcccCTGAGTTTCACACCCCAGATGTCTCTGTTGGCTATCTGGAAGAGGAGACTCCTGTCCCAGCGGCAGCAGCCCAGACAGGCAGTGAGGAGGAGCTCAGAGAagctccctccccagcacaagAATTCAACAAATACCAGAAGTCTCTTCCCCCACGAttccagaggcagcagcagcaacagcagcag GAGCAACTGTACAAGATGCAGCACTGGCAGCCACAGCAAGTCTATCCTCCCCCATCACATTCCCATCCCCAACGGACATTCTACCCACCACACCCTCAGATGCTTGGCTTTGATCCTCGCTGGATGATGATGCCCTCTTATATGGACCCTCGCATGGCCCAGAGCCGCACCCCCGTGGATTTCTACCCTTCAGCCCTTCACCCTTCAG GAATTATGAAGCCTATGATTCAGCAGGACACCATCGGTGGGAGCAGCTGTCGGTCTGAAGATCAGAACTGTCAGGCAGGGcaagtggaaaggaaaactgttcCCTTGGATTCTGTACCAGTGTGGGGCCAGGAGAGCTACACATCTCTGCAAAACAAAGGGTACTCCCTGTCCCACCAGAAACAGTCTGATGCTGTGGAGGGAGTGCATGCCAG GAATGACAGTTACTCTGCTTCTGCTGGAAGGCTGGAGAGTCTGAGCATCCAGCGAGATCTCTttgaggagagaggggaggagtACTTGAATGGTTTTGACAAGAAAGCCCAAGCAGACTTTGACAGCTGCCTGTCTTCTCAGAGGATGGGCCAAGATCTCTTGTTTCAGCATCAGGAGACAGTGCAGGAAACCTGTCCTGCTGGCAACCGCCATGCAAACTTGAGATGTTCACCCCTAGAACCTGATTTTATCCAAGCGGAGAAGAAGCCTGAATATAATGGCTGGGATATCAGCCACCATAAGAAACCTGCAGAGACTGCAGTGGAAGTTGCCGAAGAAGCACCCAGGGATGAGCAAACATTCAGTGCTGACCcatggaagaaagaaggagcTAACAACAAACAGCCCACGGAAGAATCAACAGAGTGGGCTCCAGACAACCGGAACGCCGGTGGTCAGCACCAGGAGCAGATGGGGAGGACACGCCGATCAGGCCCAATTAAAAAACCAGTCCTGAAAGCCCTAAAggtggaagagaaggagaaggagatggagaaggttAAACTGGAGGGAGAGGACACCTCACGCCCGCTGAAGGAGAAAGTGGCTGTTCAGAAAGTGGAAAATGAGTCAGATGATTCTGCAGCCTTACTGAACTCTACACGTTACCTGCTGGATGGCAAAGGTTCTTCCCAAGCCACACTTGCCCGAGAAGCCGAGAAATCccaagaggaagaggaggaagaagaggaggaagagaagccaGAAAGAACCTGGGAGAACAAACTACCTAGAGAGTCCAGTGATCTCCCTCctacaaaaagaaacaactggATCTTCATTGATGAGGAACAAGCCTTTGGTGGGAGAGGTCAAGGGCGTGGGCGAGGGAGAGGCTTCAGGGAGTTCACTTTCAGAGGCCGAGGCACTGTTGTGGGCAGCCGGGGAGTCTATAACAACCAGCGGAGCAGCCGAGGGCGAGGGCTTCGGGAGTTCAGCCAGCCAGAGGACTTCCCCAGAGGCAAGCCAAGGCGCCGGATTGCAAGTGAGACACACAGTGAAGGGTCAGAATACGAGGAGCTCCCCAAGCGTCGCCGGCAGAGGGGCTCAGAAAACAGCAATGAAGGCTCTTTGCTGGATAGGGAGGACAGTGATTTGAAAAAGGGAGATTTCAAAGAGTCCTGGAGGTCCAACAAAATCTATTCAGATGATCACACTAGTCTGGATCCTAAGATGAGGGCTCCGAGAGCTTTTGGGAGATCACTGCCGCCAAGACTGAGCAACTCTGGCTATGGGAGAAGGGGTTTCATGGGTAAGGAGCCCACCCAGTGGCAAGGCAGGAGTGGGGGAGGAGGGTGGCAGGAGTACAGCCACACTTCTCCATCCGACACTTTTGGGAGCAGGCAGCAGTCCGACAGGGACTACATTCAGGATTCTTATAAACATGTGGATTCCTTCTCCAGCCGTGTTTTTGATGAGAATCATCTGGATGACAAAAGGCACTTTTTCCAGGAGGATTACTCAGCGGATCAGGAGAACATAGAGAACAGGCCATTCAGGAGGCGGCGTCCTCCCCGCCAAGACAAGCCCCCACGATTCAGGCGCCTCAGGCAAGAGAGGGAATCGGTTGGCCAGTGGAACCCTGAGGAGGGAGGCCCCAACCTGCTGCCCAGCCAGTGGCCTGGAAGGCCCAAGCTGACCACcatggagaagagcagcatCTCTGGCAGACGATCTCCTGAGCTGTCGTACCAGAACTCATCAGACCATGCCAACGAGGAGTGGGAGACAGCATCTGAAAGCAGTGACTTCAGCGAGCGGCGGGAGAGGCGAGATGGAGTTTCAGAGAATGAAGGCCAGCTGGAAAGTGGCCTCGGGAGTGGGAGCttgggagagaagagggagctaGCAAAGCGGAGCTTCTCAAGCCAAAGGCCACTTGTTGACAGGCAGAGCCGCAAGGCCGAGCCAGCAGGGTTTGTCGAGCAGTCTGTCAGGACTGGTGTAGGAGCAGCTTCCAGATACGAGAGCCAGCAGAATGGGACACTGATAAAAAGCAAAAG ATCTCCAGAAGAAGGAGGGAGTCTTGGCAACACCAGTGGTGGGAGCAGCCATTCCATTTACAGCTTGGATAGGGCTTCCCATGCCAACTCAGAAAGTGCTGAGGGGCAGGGTAAAAAGCCAGAGAAGGAGCCCAAATCCACCATACAAAGAACAAGCGAGAAGGGAGAGGCCTTGTCACAGTTTGAACTGAGTTATGGAA GTACCATCATCGATAACAGAGTGTCGAATACAGCAGAGGAGAGTGAAGTAGGTTCTATGGCAGGTGAAGGCTTTATTGAGGTTCTTACTAAAAAGCAGCGTCGTTTGCTGGAAGAGGAGCGAAGGAAGaaggaacaggctgctcag GCACCAGCTAAGGCCCGCGTCCTTCAGTCTCGCATTCCTCCTCGATTTGCTAAGAAGCAGAACAGCTTGTGCTTGGAGCAAAGCGATGTAACGGTGTCTGGAAACAGCCTGGGCACAGAGATCTGGGAGAGCAACAGCCCAG ctctttcCGTTCAGTCTCCTGGCAGTGATTCCTGGAGCAAGCCTGTAAATACCTTTAATGGTACTGAATCCAGCGCCGCTGAG GGTTTTAAAGGCAGCCAGGGGGATAGTGGCATTGACTTGAGCGCGGAGTCTCGGGAATCCTCCGCTACCTCCTCTCAGCGCAGTTCTCCATATGGCACCCTCAAACCAGAGGAGATGAATGGGGCTGGCCTGGTGGACACAAAGCCTGACTGCCAGAAGGAGCAAGTGCAGAAGCAATCTGATAAAAAG GATTCAGATCAAGGCTCAGGACAGAACAAGGAACACAAGCCTGGACCAATCGGCAACGAACGctccctgaaaaacagaaagggtTCGGAGGGAACGGAACGGCTGGAAGGGAATATTCCCCCTGTTAATGGGGTGGAAATTCACGTGGATTCTGTACTTCCTGTGCCACCCATTGAATTTGGAGTAAATCCTAAA gaCTCTGACTTCAGCTTGCCACCTGGTTCTGCCTCTGGTGCTGCAGCAAACCCTGTCACCAAATTGCAGGATGCCTTGGCCAGTAAt GCAGGGTTAGCGCAGTCCATTCCCATTCTGAGAAGAGATCACCACCTCCAGCGGTGCATCGGCCTGAACCCAATGTCCTTCCCCACTGCAGACCTTACACTTAAG ATGGAGTCTGCTCGTAAAGCTTGGGAAAACTCTCCTAGTTTACCAGAACAGAACTCCCCAGGAGGCTCAGGCTCAGGCATCCAGCCTCCTTCCAGTGTTGGAGCTTCCAATGGTGTCAGCTACAGCTCTTTTGGTGGAGTTTCTATGCCTCCTATGCCTGTGGCGTCTGTAGCACCTTCTGCATCTATTCCAG GTAACCATATTCCACCCTTGTATCTGGATGGCCACGTGTTTGCAAGTCAGCCCCGCCTGGTCCCTCAGACGATACCTCAGCAGCAAAGCTACCAACAG gctgctgctgctcagcagatTCCCATTTCCCTCCACACTTCCTTACAGGCCCAAGCTCAGCTTGGGCTGAGGGGTGGTCTGCCTGTTTCCCAGTCCCAGGAGATGTACAGCTCCATACAGCCCTTCAG gtcTCAGGTGTATATGCACCCCAGTCTgtctcagcccagcaccatGGTCCTGACAGGAGGCACTGCTCTGAAGCCTCCGTATTCCGCCTTCCCAGGCATGCAGCCCTTGGAGGTGGTGAAAACTCAGTCTGGGCCCCCCTATCAGCCCATGAATGGAAGCCAGACACTGGTTTATGAAGGCCAGATAAACCAGGCGGCTGGTATGGGAGCTTCCCAGATGATGGACTCTCAGCTTACGCAG CTAACAATGCCTGTGCCTGGCTCCCAGCTTCCTCTGCCTCGCTATGGTTCTGGCCAGCAGCCGCTGATTCTACCACAGTCCATCCAGCTTCCTCAGGGGCAGAACCTGCCCATAGGAGCCCCTCGAAGAATCCTCCCTCCTGGATCTCAGCCTTCTGTTCTTGCTCCCAGCAGGGAG TCCTCCCAAATGGAAATGAAAGGGTTTCATTTCTCCGATGGTAAACAGAATATGTCCTCTGGAGGGTCTATACCATCACCACACACATACAG AATTTACTCCATGAATATTGTCGACTCTTCGATTTCCAGGCCTAGCTCTGCCAGCCCAAGCGGGAAGCCCTCGGGACCAGCAGTTAGTATGGGCTCTGTGCAAGGACACTACGTCCAACAG GCAAAACAGCGGGTGGATGAAAATAAAGCCAACCTGGGAGCAGTAAAGCTGCAAGAAACAGCCTCCACAAACCAGATGAAGCCAGTGCGCACAGGAGCGATCAAACCTCAGGCAGTCAAAGTGGAGGAAAGCAAGGCCTAG